The following are encoded together in the Corynebacterium jeikeium genome:
- the cas3 gene encoding CRISPR-associated helicase Cas3' produces the protein MSTKQGSGPIFDEVHAYSTYTNEYLAETLRWLAAYGVPVILLSATLPTSRKKELVTAYGGQMHKNDLALAGEGYPLLTLVTEEGVSEQAVTPRPDDMHAKVEIIDDSVEELTRLVTELCSDGGVVLVICNTIKRAQEAFTALDSVFPDEVRLHHSAFTGLDRARHEEDLLNELGPASQRKQGRPPLRIVCGTQTLEQSLDIDADALITDIAPMDLIIQRAGRLHRHQRPDSDRPEKLRDARIYIRGVEETTPVPIWDTGTEYIYDDALLLTTYQLLSTEVVETGFRRPSDVPQLVQRAYDLDADHNFPEAWAARWEESKTSSRGKDDSDKSRSKVFRIPSPDETGKRLDSLFEMLVHDRSEEEIKATASVRDADNSIEIIPIVDDEYGYRPLPGLNNDQPECVVEDTTIPNFDTAFQLAASTVRLPTMFTRSDKVWDRTVDALEDQTPEGWKDHYLLRGQVALRLDQNLGATLADVKINYSELLGLRTEGFPGSRNGA, from the coding sequence GTGTCTACCAAACAGGGGTCAGGTCCGATCTTCGACGAGGTTCACGCCTACTCGACCTATACCAACGAATATCTCGCCGAAACCTTGCGGTGGCTCGCCGCATATGGCGTTCCCGTAATCCTCCTGTCCGCCACCTTGCCGACCAGCCGCAAAAAGGAGCTCGTTACTGCCTACGGTGGCCAGATGCATAAGAATGACCTCGCCCTAGCCGGTGAAGGTTATCCACTTCTCACTCTTGTGACTGAAGAAGGCGTCAGTGAACAAGCCGTCACTCCACGTCCGGACGACATGCACGCCAAAGTAGAAATCATCGATGATTCCGTTGAGGAACTAACGCGACTCGTCACCGAGCTCTGTTCCGACGGCGGCGTGGTTCTTGTCATTTGCAACACCATCAAGCGTGCACAAGAGGCTTTCACGGCTCTGGACTCGGTATTTCCCGATGAGGTTCGCCTCCACCACTCCGCATTCACCGGACTCGATCGCGCTCGTCACGAGGAAGACCTCCTCAACGAGCTGGGGCCGGCGTCACAAAGAAAACAAGGGCGCCCTCCCCTGCGCATCGTATGCGGTACACAGACCCTGGAGCAGAGCCTTGATATCGACGCTGACGCACTGATCACCGACATCGCACCAATGGATCTGATTATTCAGCGGGCTGGGCGCTTGCACCGTCACCAGAGGCCAGACAGCGATAGACCGGAGAAACTGCGTGATGCGCGCATTTACATTCGCGGTGTCGAGGAAACGACCCCAGTTCCCATATGGGATACCGGCACAGAATACATCTACGACGATGCGTTGCTGCTCACGACTTACCAACTGCTTTCTACAGAGGTGGTGGAGACGGGATTCCGACGCCCCTCCGATGTTCCGCAACTAGTTCAAAGAGCGTACGACCTCGACGCGGATCATAACTTTCCGGAAGCGTGGGCAGCTCGATGGGAGGAATCCAAAACAAGTAGTCGAGGTAAGGACGACTCCGATAAGTCACGATCGAAGGTCTTCCGGATACCAAGCCCCGATGAAACGGGCAAACGGTTGGATTCACTCTTTGAGATGCTCGTTCACGATCGCTCAGAGGAGGAGATCAAGGCCACGGCCTCCGTCCGCGATGCCGATAACAGCATCGAGATCATTCCGATCGTCGATGATGAATACGGCTATCGCCCTCTCCCCGGACTGAACAACGACCAACCGGAGTGTGTAGTGGAAGACACGACAATCCCTAACTTCGATACAGCCTTTCAGCTTGCTGCTTCCACTGTTCGTCTACCCACGATGTTCACACGCTCCGACAAGGTGTGGGATCGCACAGTCGATGCTTTGGAAGACCAAACACCAGAAGGATGGAAGGACCACTACCTCCTCCGGGGACAAGTAGCGCTACGCCTAGACCAGAACCTTGGGGCCACCTTGGCGGACGTGAAGATTAACTATTCAGAACTCCTCGGCCTGCGAACCGAGGGGTTCCCTGGATCGCGGAATGGCGCATGA
- a CDS encoding IS3 family transposase (programmed frameshift) produces MPRYSEQFKRDAVALYENNEDLSLHAASAELGVNRSSLFSWLQQYGTGKRARTKAMRDNAKETTDSERIRQLEKENAKLREERDILRKAAKYFAGRDTLVIRFQFVYDHRTEYSVKRMCHVLKLNRSSFYKWVNTHENRRLKICSDALIGARIKAIFDDENGLYGAKRIAASLNDDTDFGPINHKKVARIMKSMGLKGFSKRRRCITTRRKPGHRVMPDLVGRTFTADEPNRVYVGDITYLPCKGGKNMYLATVIDTYSRRLAGYALADHMRVSLVIEALSHASTVRGSLDGAIFHSDHGSVYTSQAFRDHCAQLGVRQSMGAVGTSADNALAESFNATLKREVLRDRKVFDNPIICRQEVFRWCMRYNTRRRHSWCNLLAPNDFEALTSATLTQAA; encoded by the exons ATGCCTAGGTATTCCGAACAGTTCAAACGTGATGCTGTGGCCCTCTATGAAAACAATGAGGACCTTTCACTTCACGCGGCTTCAGCAGAGCTTGGAGTCAATCGTTCCTCGCTTTTCTCCTGGCTTCAGCAATACGGCACCGGCAAACGTGCCCGCACGAAGGCCATGCGCGACAACGCCAAGGAGACGACTGATTCCGAGCGAATCCGCCAGCTAGAAAAAGAGAACGCGAAGCTGCGCGAAGAACGCGATATTCTGCGCAAGGCCGCGAAATATTTTGCCG GAAGAGACACGCTGGTGATCCGCTTCCAGTTTGTCTATGACCACCGAACCGAGTACTCGGTCAAGCGGATGTGCCATGTGTTAAAGCTCAATCGCTCCTCGTTTTATAAATGGGTCAACACCCACGAAAATCGCAGGTTAAAGATATGTTCCGATGCCCTTATTGGTGCAAGAATCAAGGCCATCTTTGATGATGAGAACGGGCTTTATGGTGCTAAACGCATCGCTGCAAGCCTCAACGACGATACGGACTTCGGCCCGATCAACCATAAGAAGGTTGCGCGCATCATGAAATCCATGGGGCTAAAAGGCTTTAGCAAACGGCGTCGATGCATCACCACCCGGCGCAAGCCTGGTCACCGTGTCATGCCAGATTTAGTAGGCCGTACATTCACCGCTGACGAGCCGAACCGTGTTTATGTAGGCGACATCACCTACCTGCCGTGTAAGGGCGGTAAGAACATGTACCTGGCCACGGTCATTGACACCTATTCACGAAGACTTGCAGGTTATGCACTCGCAGACCACATGCGTGTCTCACTGGTCATCGAGGCTTTGTCCCATGCCAGCACAGTCCGCGGAAGCCTTGACGGGGCTATTTTCCATTCTGATCATGGAAGTGTGTACACCTCACAGGCGTTTAGGGACCACTGCGCCCAACTTGGTGTACGCCAATCCATGGGCGCGGTGGGAACTAGTGCCGATAATGCCCTGGCAGAATCATTTAACGCCACCTTAAAACGTGAAGTGCTACGTGATCGGAAAGTCTTTGATAATCCCATTATCTGCCGGCAGGAAGTCTTTCGATGGTGCATGCGCTACAACACCCGCAGACGGCACTCCTGGTGCAACCTTCTAGCCCCCAATGACTTCGAAGCACTCACATCAGCTACACTGACCCAAGCAGCATAG
- a CDS encoding CRISPR-associated endonuclease Cas3'' translates to MTDPHSAPLFDLDSWNDLVDSFSPTASAFLAKSGDEHGPMSLVQHMVDSGAVATHLWDTWFSPQTKDFLSRSTRLSPEHIRSLAVFLVAAHDVGKISGPFLRKLRSPETNAPLLYPLENAGIPIPDLTPDEDVANLAHPLYSRELLKRWLKTHGLKAPVALSLTQTVEAHHGWLTAAGRKAVTTFVNSYPPEWQSAVDEILDTLASTAHVQPALDALEGKPPTTAIQIITGFTVMCDWLASNTDFFPLRFSGSQADRIKLGMAKAKFDLHTEFKHFSEDPTQIAENYRVSFAWPESATPRPVQFAVAELLNSNSPGPTLLIIEAPTGEGKTEGALQAALLFAQHNHASGAILAAPTMATANGLFKRFSCWVENITENSAVSSLYLAHSKNRLNKDYRKLRYSDIGEDCADHGTVIATDWLSGRKNGLLSNFVVGTIDQVLMMALQIRHSMLRHLALAGKVVMGLTPGK, encoded by the coding sequence ATGACAGACCCCCACAGCGCACCACTGTTCGATTTAGATTCCTGGAACGACTTAGTCGACAGCTTCTCCCCCACAGCCAGCGCATTCCTAGCTAAATCGGGAGACGAGCATGGACCAATGTCCCTCGTTCAGCACATGGTCGATTCCGGCGCGGTCGCAACCCATCTTTGGGATACCTGGTTTTCCCCACAGACCAAGGACTTCCTCAGCCGCAGCACACGGCTCTCCCCTGAACACATCCGTTCACTCGCCGTTTTCCTCGTAGCTGCCCATGATGTGGGGAAGATATCCGGCCCGTTCTTACGTAAACTTCGCTCCCCCGAAACAAACGCGCCTTTGCTCTACCCACTCGAAAACGCTGGCATTCCTATCCCGGATCTTACTCCCGATGAAGATGTCGCCAACCTCGCCCACCCGCTCTATTCTCGGGAACTGCTGAAGCGCTGGCTAAAGACACATGGACTCAAAGCTCCCGTTGCTTTGTCACTCACCCAAACGGTGGAAGCTCACCATGGTTGGCTCACCGCGGCTGGCCGGAAGGCAGTCACCACTTTCGTCAATAGCTACCCTCCCGAGTGGCAAAGCGCCGTCGATGAGATCCTGGATACTCTCGCCTCTACCGCTCACGTCCAACCTGCCCTTGACGCTTTAGAAGGGAAGCCACCAACAACAGCCATTCAAATCATCACCGGATTCACGGTGATGTGCGACTGGCTGGCCTCCAACACGGATTTCTTCCCTCTTCGCTTTAGCGGTTCCCAAGCCGATCGCATCAAGCTGGGAATGGCAAAAGCTAAGTTCGATCTCCACACCGAGTTCAAACACTTCAGCGAAGACCCCACTCAGATTGCCGAGAACTATCGCGTGAGCTTTGCTTGGCCAGAAAGCGCCACCCCACGCCCCGTGCAATTCGCAGTTGCAGAACTACTGAACTCTAATTCTCCCGGCCCGACTCTACTCATAATCGAGGCTCCAACCGGAGAAGGAAAAACTGAAGGAGCCCTCCAGGCGGCTCTACTTTTCGCCCAGCACAATCACGCCAGCGGCGCGATTCTGGCGGCACCCACAATGGCAACGGCAAACGGCCTTTTCAAACGCTTTTCTTGCTGGGTGGAGAACATCACTGAAAATTCTGCCGTGTCGTCTCTCTACCTAGCTCACAGCAAGAACCGCCTCAATAAGGATTACCGCAAGCTCCGCTACAGCGACATCGGCGAGGATTGTGCTGACCACGGGACTGTCATCGCTACCGACTGGCTATCCGGCCGCAAGAACGGCCTACTGTCTAACTTCGTGGTCGGAACCATCGACCAGGTTCTCATGATGGCGCTTCAAATTCGACACTCCATGCTGCGCCACCTGGCGCTGGCTGGGAAAGTGGTGATGGGCCTGACCCCCGGAAAGTAG